The following proteins come from a genomic window of Pirellulaceae bacterium:
- a CDS encoding polysaccharide deacetylase family protein, producing the protein MSADIEDWAQSTLDPEMPIYPRAGTNTEHLLDLVARADCKLTCFVLGKFAEKFPETVRRMVREGHEVASHGYGHVNIYEQTPEQFRNDVRRSKAQLEDLTGQAVVGYRGPCFSLGPAGNWPLEILAEESFLYDSSIFPSPTYRNGRADWPAHPVNVTLPSGRKLVEFPAATLQRFGRVLPVAGGGYHRLLPWPLINWCVQQSLADNGIFTLYCHPYEFDPDEFAHLPLELSWKVRLHQGLGRRTFESKFCKLMSKYPTTTARELLARDWPEFRAASDTAQRQT; encoded by the coding sequence TTGTCAGCCGACATCGAGGATTGGGCGCAGTCGACGCTCGATCCGGAAATGCCAATCTATCCGCGAGCCGGTACCAATACCGAGCACTTGCTGGATCTGGTAGCCCGAGCGGACTGCAAATTAACCTGCTTTGTGCTAGGCAAATTTGCTGAGAAGTTCCCAGAAACGGTACGGCGCATGGTCCGTGAAGGACACGAAGTCGCCTCGCATGGATACGGCCATGTGAACATTTATGAACAAACTCCGGAGCAATTTCGCAACGATGTGCGGCGATCCAAAGCGCAACTGGAGGATCTGACAGGTCAGGCGGTTGTGGGCTACCGTGGGCCGTGTTTTTCACTGGGACCAGCGGGCAACTGGCCCTTGGAGATTCTGGCTGAAGAGAGTTTCTTGTACGACTCGAGTATCTTCCCGTCGCCCACCTATCGCAACGGCCGAGCAGACTGGCCGGCCCATCCGGTCAACGTGACACTGCCTTCAGGTCGGAAGCTGGTCGAGTTTCCGGCGGCAACATTGCAGCGGTTCGGGCGCGTGTTGCCGGTGGCCGGCGGTGGTTACCATCGACTGTTGCCCTGGCCACTCATCAACTGGTGTGTCCAACAGTCGCTGGCTGACAATGGCATCTTTACCTTGTATTGCCATCCATACGAATTTGATCCCGACGAATTTGCACATTTGCCACTTGAACTTTCCTGGAAAGTTCGACTTCACCAAGGACTGGGACGCCGCACATTTGAGTCCAAGTTTTGTAAGTTGATGTCAAAATATCCAACGACTACGGCGCGAGAGTTATTGGCAAGGGATTGGCCTGAGTTTCGCGCTGCGTCGGACACTGCGCAGCGTCAGACGTAG
- a CDS encoding acyl carrier protein, whose translation MTAVTKHLNEVLRVSQRPPVSRLTPTLRLRQDLGLDSLELAEFTVRLEAEFGVDIFRDGLVNTVGEVLDRLGAD comes from the coding sequence CTGACTGCGGTCACCAAGCACCTCAACGAGGTGCTTCGAGTCTCGCAGCGCCCGCCGGTGAGCCGGTTGACGCCAACGCTGCGTTTACGTCAAGACCTGGGCCTGGATTCTCTTGAGCTGGCCGAGTTCACCGTGCGGTTGGAAGCCGAGTTTGGCGTCGACATCTTCCGCGATGGCCTAGTCAATACGGTAGGTGAAGTGCTAGATCGACTTGGCGCGGACTGA
- a CDS encoding aminotransferase class I/II-fold pyridoxal phosphate-dependent enzyme — MVNKIFLSPPCMLGNERQLLLDAFDSNWIAPLGPHVDAFEREFAQRVHMPHAAALSSGTAALHLALLALGVRPDDEVITSSFTFAATANAITYVGARPVFIDSDRSSWNMDPNLLRDELVDCRQRNRLPAAILAVDILGQCCNYTAIEEICREFGVPLIEDAAEALGATLAGRPAGSFGLLSCFSFNGNKIITTSGGGMLVGRDAETVQHIRFLATQARDPAAHYEHSHIGYNYRMSNLLAAVGRGQLATLDQHVARRRANFEQYVKLLQGSPGIAFMPEIPGGRSTRWLTVVLVDPDLFGRDRESIRLELEAHQIESRPAWKPMHCQPIFRNCRSRGGQVSEEIFRLGLCLPSGSSLQTEDITRIVQVMTNNRVASSLIGNS, encoded by the coding sequence ATCGTGAATAAGATATTTTTGTCACCACCTTGCATGTTGGGCAATGAGCGTCAGTTGTTACTGGACGCCTTTGACTCCAACTGGATTGCTCCACTTGGGCCGCATGTCGATGCCTTTGAACGTGAGTTTGCACAGCGCGTGCACATGCCGCATGCAGCCGCTCTTTCCAGTGGCACGGCAGCACTGCACTTAGCGCTGCTGGCGTTAGGCGTTAGACCTGACGATGAAGTGATCACTTCGTCGTTTACGTTCGCGGCCACCGCCAACGCCATTACGTACGTCGGAGCACGCCCAGTGTTTATTGACAGCGACCGGTCGAGTTGGAACATGGACCCCAATCTGTTGCGAGACGAGCTGGTTGATTGCCGTCAGCGCAATCGACTGCCGGCAGCCATCCTGGCCGTGGACATTCTGGGACAATGCTGCAACTACACGGCGATCGAAGAAATATGCCGAGAATTCGGGGTGCCGCTGATCGAAGATGCTGCTGAAGCCCTAGGAGCAACCTTGGCTGGCAGACCTGCAGGAAGCTTTGGATTGTTGTCCTGCTTTTCATTTAACGGAAACAAAATTATCACGACCAGCGGTGGCGGTATGTTGGTCGGTCGCGACGCCGAAACCGTTCAACACATCCGATTCCTGGCTACTCAAGCCCGCGATCCCGCTGCGCACTATGAGCACTCACACATCGGCTATAATTATCGCATGAGCAACCTCCTGGCCGCCGTCGGCCGAGGACAATTGGCTACCCTGGATCAACACGTGGCGCGACGTCGGGCGAATTTTGAGCAGTACGTAAAACTACTGCAGGGCAGTCCTGGGATCGCCTTCATGCCGGAAATCCCTGGCGGACGTTCGACTCGTTGGCTAACCGTGGTGTTGGTCGATCCGGACCTGTTTGGCCGTGATCGCGAGTCGATTCGGCTTGAGCTGGAAGCTCATCAAATCGAGTCGCGGCCGGCCTGGAAGCCCATGCATTGCCAGCCTATCTTCCGCAACTGTCGTAGCCGCGGTGGCCAAGTTTCGGAAGAGATTTTCCGTCTGGGACTGTGCCTACCAAGCGGTAGCTCGTTACAAACCGAGGATATTACGCGAATTGTGCAGGTCATGACGAATAACCGCGTAGCATCTTCGCTGATTGGAAACAGCTAG
- a CDS encoding sugar transferase, translating to MLKRAIDIAVAAGAILLFSPLLAIIALAIVRSLGKPVLFSQQRPGIKGQPFWMFKFRTMTDARDAEGHLLPDDQRLNRLGKFLRSSSLDELPELWNVLKGDMSLVGPRPLLMQYLPLYTPRQARRHDVRPGITGWAQINGRNALTWEQKFEYDVWYVENQSLWLDLRILACTIFKVLGRQGISAPGHVTADFFRGSPDENG from the coding sequence TTGCTAAAACGAGCCATTGATATTGCGGTTGCCGCAGGGGCCATCCTGCTGTTTTCGCCGCTGCTGGCGATCATCGCACTGGCGATTGTTCGCAGCTTGGGCAAGCCGGTGCTCTTTTCGCAGCAACGACCCGGAATCAAGGGACAACCCTTTTGGATGTTCAAGTTTCGCACCATGACCGATGCACGCGACGCCGAAGGTCACCTCTTGCCCGACGATCAACGTTTGAATCGCCTGGGTAAGTTTCTGCGTTCCAGCAGCCTGGATGAACTGCCTGAACTGTGGAACGTACTCAAAGGCGACATGAGTCTGGTTGGACCGCGACCGTTATTGATGCAGTATCTGCCCCTGTATACACCTCGGCAGGCTCGGCGCCACGATGTGCGCCCTGGCATTACCGGTTGGGCGCAGATTAACGGTCGTAACGCGCTAACTTGGGAACAAAAGTTTGAATACGACGTATGGTACGTTGAGAATCAGTCGCTGTGGCTAGACTTGAGAATCTTGGCCTGCACCATTTTCAAGGTCTTAGGTCGACAAGGAATTTCTGCCCCCGGACACGTCACGGCAGACTTTTTTCGAGGTAGCCCCGATGAAAACGGCTGA
- a CDS encoding AMP-binding protein yields MLFLISPTGDVQFGYDRLLDDLIRGTALVPSGDATSDLYAELVYWLGSILRCRPEVRWNGTVSRDLAENHRDELPEKTRKALESANFSNPQSNLAPWREPFLRSTSRILLETSGSSGHPKRVWHSMQSLTRGAKLSAKHRSAVWGLTYPTDHLAGIQVLFQAILNRNPLVNLYRASAADVHRALQRWKITHVSCTPTFLRMLLYDTYVHPHLERLTTGGERLDAQLLEPIARMFPHARLTNIYASTEVGSLLVSHNDGFVIGDQLLDRVRIVDGQLYLHDSLKVDSHDEYDFAIEPSGSTSQMDGFWATGDQVEIIHDQPLTIRFLARSHEGFNVAGFRVDPVRLEAIARTHPQVADARFYGIPNSVTEHLVACDLVPVQGGQPPEVSQWQDWFRPQVARHEVPRVVRWVRALDTTDSGKVKRS; encoded by the coding sequence ATGCTGTTCTTAATTAGTCCCACAGGGGATGTTCAATTTGGTTACGATCGACTGCTGGACGATTTGATTCGTGGAACAGCGTTGGTACCAAGTGGTGATGCGACCTCGGATCTATACGCCGAACTGGTTTATTGGTTGGGAAGCATTCTGCGATGTCGGCCAGAAGTGCGCTGGAATGGAACCGTATCGCGCGATTTGGCGGAGAATCATCGCGACGAGTTGCCGGAGAAAACTAGAAAAGCCTTAGAAAGCGCGAACTTCTCCAACCCTCAGTCGAACCTGGCCCCATGGCGAGAACCGTTTCTCCGGTCAACCAGCCGAATTCTGCTGGAGACATCGGGGTCCAGCGGCCATCCCAAACGTGTCTGGCACTCGATGCAGTCCCTAACACGCGGTGCCAAATTGTCCGCCAAACATCGTTCAGCAGTCTGGGGTTTGACCTATCCCACGGATCACTTAGCGGGTATTCAAGTATTGTTCCAAGCGATACTGAACAGGAATCCCCTTGTGAATTTGTATCGGGCCAGCGCCGCCGATGTGCATCGCGCGCTACAGCGCTGGAAAATTACGCACGTCAGTTGCACTCCCACATTTCTGCGGATGTTGTTGTACGATACCTACGTGCACCCGCACTTGGAACGGTTAACGACTGGTGGCGAACGGTTGGATGCTCAACTGCTGGAACCGATTGCCCGAATGTTTCCGCACGCTCGGCTGACCAACATTTATGCGTCCACTGAAGTTGGATCGTTATTGGTCAGCCATAACGACGGTTTTGTGATCGGCGACCAATTGTTGGATCGAGTTCGCATCGTGGACGGGCAATTGTACCTGCACGACAGTTTGAAAGTTGACAGCCACGATGAATACGATTTTGCAATTGAGCCCAGCGGTTCCACAAGCCAGATGGACGGATTTTGGGCGACTGGCGATCAGGTCGAGATCATCCACGACCAGCCGCTGACCATCCGCTTCTTGGCTCGTAGTCATGAAGGGTTCAACGTGGCCGGCTTTCGTGTTGACCCGGTACGGTTGGAGGCAATTGCTAGAACGCATCCTCAAGTGGCAGATGCTCGCTTCTATGGCATCCCCAATTCAGTCACGGAACATCTGGTTGCCTGTGATTTGGTGCCGGTCCAAGGCGGTCAACCGCCTGAGGTATCGCAGTGGCAAGATTGGTTTCGACCGCAAGTTGCGCGCCACGAAGTACCTCGCGTCGTGCGTTGGGTGCGTGCGCTCGACACCACGGACTCTGGCAAAGTAAAGCGCAGTTAG
- a CDS encoding SDR family oxidoreductase, with the protein MKHVLVTGGSQGLGLVIVERLLSQGWRVTSVQRTTSSPLQCLSDEYPDRLRVFNIDLTDTAAIEPQFRDVWFPENQPVDGLVNNAGMAYDDLVSNLNVDQLDAMMRLNVYAAMALSRAVIRRLLLVGSAGSIVNVSSVCAHTGYKGLAMYAATKGALEAFSRTAAREWGGRRIRCNCVVPGFMETAMSQGLSSDQRQQIYRRNALHSATDPQSVAATVEFLLSDSAASITGQNIVVDAGTI; encoded by the coding sequence ATGAAACACGTGCTCGTTACAGGCGGATCGCAGGGACTTGGTCTGGTGATTGTCGAGCGCCTACTGAGTCAGGGGTGGCGGGTTACATCGGTTCAGCGAACGACCAGCAGTCCATTACAGTGCTTGTCGGACGAGTATCCGGATCGGTTGCGTGTATTCAATATCGATTTGACGGATACAGCAGCGATCGAACCACAATTTCGCGACGTTTGGTTTCCGGAAAACCAGCCCGTCGATGGTTTGGTGAACAATGCTGGCATGGCCTACGATGACTTGGTCAGCAATTTGAATGTAGATCAATTGGATGCGATGATGCGCTTGAACGTGTACGCTGCCATGGCGTTATCGCGGGCTGTCATTCGTCGGTTGCTGTTGGTTGGATCGGCAGGTTCTATCGTCAATGTGTCGTCTGTATGCGCTCACACCGGCTACAAAGGCTTGGCTATGTATGCCGCCACCAAGGGGGCGCTCGAGGCGTTTTCGCGGACTGCTGCACGTGAATGGGGTGGTCGGCGCATTCGTTGCAACTGTGTGGTTCCAGGATTCATGGAAACCGCCATGTCGCAAGGACTGAGCAGCGATCAGCGCCAACAGATTTATCGACGCAATGCGCTGCACTCTGCCACTGATCCGCAATCCGTCGCGGCTACCGTCGAATTCCTACTGTCTGATTCTGCCGCCTCAATCACTGGGCAGAATATCGTTGTTGATGCCGGAACAATCTAA
- a CDS encoding UDP-glucose 6-dehydrogenase, whose product MNICCIGAGYVGGPTMAMIAKQCPDVSVNVVDLNQSRIDAWNSEQLPIYEPGLDEVVRAARGRNLSFSTDVDGAIDQAQMIFICVNTPTKTFGIGAGRAANLEYIEKCARRIARVSHGHKIVVEKSTLPVRTAEAVKQILSITDNGATFEVLSNPEFLAEGTAIDDLMNPDRVLIGGESSTAIEALAGIYSRWVPRERILTTNLWSSELSKLTANAFLAQRVSSINAISALCEATGADVDEVARAIGTDSRIGPKFLKASVGFGGSCFQKDILNLAYLCEYFGLQEVANYWQQVVSLNDYQRRRFAQNIVRTLFNTVSNKRIAMLGWAFKKDTNDTRESAAIYVCRDLLNERAQVHVFDPRVERDQILADIRQSMSDAEGHISPAAVELISDNLVVEPDVYQATGGAHAIAVMTEWDQFRTLDFQRIHRSMQKPAFIFDGRNILDNDQLTQIGFQVYSIGRGRSA is encoded by the coding sequence ATGAATATTTGCTGCATTGGTGCGGGATATGTGGGCGGCCCGACCATGGCGATGATCGCCAAGCAGTGCCCCGATGTCAGCGTGAATGTTGTCGATTTGAATCAATCGCGGATTGACGCATGGAATTCTGAGCAATTACCAATTTATGAGCCGGGGCTGGACGAAGTTGTCCGCGCGGCGCGGGGTCGCAATCTCAGCTTTTCAACAGACGTGGATGGGGCCATAGACCAGGCCCAAATGATCTTTATCTGCGTGAACACACCCACCAAGACGTTTGGCATCGGTGCAGGACGTGCTGCAAACCTGGAGTACATAGAAAAGTGCGCTCGACGCATTGCGCGCGTCTCTCATGGACACAAAATTGTCGTCGAAAAATCGACATTGCCAGTGAGAACCGCCGAAGCTGTTAAACAAATCCTGTCGATCACGGACAACGGGGCCACTTTTGAGGTTTTGAGCAATCCAGAATTTCTAGCGGAAGGAACCGCGATCGACGATCTTATGAACCCGGATCGGGTACTGATCGGAGGTGAATCGTCGACAGCCATTGAGGCCTTAGCTGGTATCTATTCGCGCTGGGTACCACGTGAACGCATCCTGACGACCAATCTCTGGAGCAGCGAACTTTCCAAGTTGACGGCCAACGCATTTTTGGCACAGCGTGTTTCATCCATCAATGCCATTTCAGCGCTGTGTGAAGCCACCGGTGCTGACGTGGACGAAGTAGCGCGGGCCATCGGCACAGATTCTCGCATCGGCCCCAAATTCTTGAAGGCCTCGGTGGGCTTTGGCGGCAGTTGCTTCCAAAAGGACATTCTGAATCTGGCGTATCTGTGCGAGTATTTTGGACTGCAGGAAGTCGCGAATTACTGGCAGCAGGTTGTTTCGCTGAACGACTATCAACGCCGACGTTTTGCACAAAACATAGTGCGCACGCTGTTCAACACGGTCTCGAACAAGCGCATTGCCATGTTGGGTTGGGCTTTCAAGAAGGACACGAACGATACGCGTGAATCGGCTGCTATCTACGTTTGCCGTGACCTGTTGAATGAACGAGCCCAAGTCCACGTTTTCGATCCGCGCGTCGAGCGTGATCAAATCCTCGCGGATATTCGGCAGTCAATGTCGGATGCCGAAGGTCATATCTCGCCGGCTGCTGTCGAACTGATCTCCGACAATTTAGTAGTTGAGCCAGACGTGTATCAGGCCACCGGCGGCGCTCATGCAATCGCCGTGATGACCGAGTGGGATCAATTTCGTACCTTGGACTTCCAACGAATTCATCGCTCGATGCAAAAGCCGGCCTTTATTTTCGACGGGCGCAATATCCTGGATAACGACCAACTAACGCAGATCGGATTCCAGGTCTACTCGATCGGGCGCGGCCGTAGCGCCTGA
- a CDS encoding glycosyltransferase family 4 protein: MRILYISKYAVSPVFGDPTRQFFYCKYLSRQPATHVHLVSSASATCHLLQPFRGACVQQQYERLTHSVLNGPRISLGFSLKRIWSWLWFEFQIWRQFSRIRRWQPDVIIVSSLSILTFVTGLILKYILRRPLIIEVRDVYPETLISLAGYRSYHPLVIALACIEKTGYRRADAIVSSLPNLAPHVRHKLGHDKPVAYLPMGFDPEFYAPAPPSPKGQETIRQLQTLKDKFVVGYIGTIGLANALEEPLRAFRDLQRSHPNIHLVIVGDGPLSQKYQAEYSGLGNIHFFDRHPKSDLPYLLEHMQVVISPWLDRSIYQFGISPNKWIDYLAAAKPILACLSGFRFLLDEQRCGWFIPPQDCAAFQAGVIRAYQTPASELTAMGQRGQKYLKENLTYDVLAARLREIIDQVVAGPCGS, from the coding sequence ATGCGTATCCTGTATATCAGTAAATATGCGGTTAGTCCTGTTTTCGGCGACCCAACGCGACAGTTTTTCTACTGCAAGTATTTGTCGCGTCAACCTGCCACGCACGTGCATTTGGTCAGTTCGGCTTCCGCTACCTGTCATTTATTACAACCTTTTCGAGGGGCCTGTGTGCAGCAGCAGTACGAACGGCTGACGCACAGTGTCCTCAATGGTCCGCGCATTAGCCTGGGATTTAGTCTCAAGCGAATCTGGTCATGGTTATGGTTCGAATTTCAAATCTGGCGACAATTCAGCCGCATTCGACGCTGGCAACCGGATGTGATCATCGTCAGCTCGCTTTCCATTTTGACTTTTGTCACAGGGTTGATCCTAAAGTATATTTTGCGCAGACCGCTGATCATTGAAGTCCGCGACGTGTATCCAGAAACGCTGATTTCACTGGCCGGTTACCGCAGTTACCACCCGCTAGTGATCGCCCTGGCATGTATCGAGAAGACCGGCTACCGCCGCGCGGACGCTATCGTTAGCAGTTTGCCTAATCTGGCCCCTCACGTCCGACATAAGCTGGGACATGACAAACCTGTTGCCTACCTGCCCATGGGTTTTGATCCTGAGTTCTATGCTCCAGCGCCGCCTTCGCCGAAAGGCCAAGAGACCATCCGACAGTTGCAGACATTGAAGGATAAGTTTGTCGTTGGATACATAGGAACGATAGGCCTGGCCAACGCGCTTGAAGAACCGCTGCGAGCCTTCCGCGACTTGCAACGGTCTCATCCTAATATTCATCTGGTCATCGTAGGTGATGGTCCGCTGAGTCAAAAGTATCAGGCCGAGTATAGCGGCCTAGGCAATATTCATTTTTTTGATCGACATCCCAAGAGCGACTTACCCTATTTGCTCGAGCACATGCAGGTAGTCATTAGCCCCTGGCTGGATCGCTCCATTTACCAATTTGGGATCAGCCCAAACAAGTGGATTGACTACTTGGCCGCAGCCAAACCGATCCTTGCCTGTCTGAGCGGATTCCGGTTTCTGTTGGACGAGCAACGTTGCGGATGGTTCATTCCACCACAGGATTGTGCGGCGTTTCAAGCTGGCGTCATCAGGGCCTATCAGACTCCGGCAAGTGAACTGACGGCGATGGGGCAACGCGGTCAAAAATACTTGAAGGAAAACTTGACATACGACGTTTTGGCAGCGCGGCTGCGTGAAATTATCGACCAGGTTGTGGCGGGACCATGCGGCAGTTGA
- the xrtU gene encoding exosortase U: protein MSSLAQESPFNVSSQSPIGERWRGFFQSPVDWVLVSGLVGLAPLLYSEAKSLWYLKHYQFFPMAWAAFVAILLLRGQLANSVSRGRKIIGTAGLTFTVGISVLAVLLYYPKVAHIAVIGLLMGWMLLRLKNPWYECVAWTALLLVTVRLPVTLDQNLIHGLQTRSSQSASALLDLTSIPHLATGNVIEIKPGKLFVEEACSGVDSFYALMAVAIMLCVWQRRGLLVSLLTLAAVPLWAWFGNVVRLYILTLLYNNFDINLTEGWQHTVLGLVIFSLAFGGLLSMMEALNRLFGPLPGGETNTDWAHWLYNVVVSWPDSFADDAAPASSAGTSANLTSGASSNNAAARPGGLGLALPVLGVVAFLICGAVSAAPLVGLGKNQATRSPGFDRGEVAATFAEDNLPADFEGMVRKAFEVSHRERNSMFGAHSATWTFQDKGRDIVLSLDFAFTVFHPLEVCYISTGSKVVGEIEQFEYQTDLGTQFASSVQLLDLFGEQSHLIYTEFTDEGISAERMDNLSLTAFFNKGIFEKSLGPLFQLQILIPDASSLSDAEKDRYRDILIKAREKLLPKIKQLTSPGSAPVALPQDSVPADSAPESTAPVDAANS from the coding sequence ATGAGTAGTCTGGCTCAAGAGTCACCTTTCAATGTGAGTTCGCAATCGCCGATTGGAGAACGTTGGCGAGGCTTTTTCCAATCGCCTGTGGATTGGGTATTGGTCAGCGGACTTGTCGGCTTGGCTCCATTGCTGTATTCGGAAGCCAAGTCGCTGTGGTACCTCAAACACTACCAGTTTTTCCCGATGGCTTGGGCAGCGTTCGTTGCCATTCTCCTGCTGCGCGGACAATTGGCCAATTCCGTCAGTCGTGGACGGAAGATCATCGGTACTGCAGGTCTGACGTTTACAGTGGGCATCTCTGTATTAGCAGTGCTGCTGTATTATCCTAAGGTCGCCCATATCGCTGTCATTGGGCTGCTCATGGGTTGGATGCTGCTGCGGCTGAAGAATCCATGGTACGAGTGCGTGGCATGGACCGCATTGCTGTTGGTGACCGTCCGACTACCCGTCACGTTGGACCAGAATTTGATTCATGGATTGCAGACTCGCTCTTCGCAGTCTGCCAGCGCCTTGCTCGACCTGACCTCGATCCCGCATTTGGCAACCGGCAATGTGATCGAGATTAAGCCCGGCAAGCTGTTTGTGGAGGAGGCGTGCAGCGGCGTCGATAGCTTTTACGCCTTGATGGCCGTAGCCATCATGCTGTGTGTTTGGCAGCGGCGCGGACTATTGGTCAGCCTGTTGACACTTGCAGCAGTACCGCTGTGGGCCTGGTTTGGCAATGTCGTTCGTTTGTACATATTGACTCTGCTGTATAACAATTTTGACATTAACCTGACCGAAGGCTGGCAACACACCGTTTTAGGATTGGTAATTTTCTCGCTGGCCTTCGGTGGCCTGCTATCGATGATGGAGGCTCTCAACCGGCTTTTCGGTCCGTTGCCGGGTGGCGAAACCAACACCGATTGGGCGCACTGGTTGTATAACGTAGTGGTCAGTTGGCCCGATAGCTTCGCAGACGATGCTGCTCCTGCCAGTAGCGCTGGTACATCGGCTAACCTGACCAGTGGTGCATCCTCAAACAATGCGGCCGCTCGACCAGGCGGCTTGGGACTGGCTCTGCCGGTTCTGGGAGTCGTTGCGTTTCTAATATGTGGTGCAGTTTCGGCCGCTCCGTTGGTGGGCCTTGGCAAGAACCAGGCCACCAGATCCCCCGGATTCGATCGTGGTGAGGTTGCTGCAACCTTTGCCGAAGACAATCTGCCAGCCGATTTCGAAGGGATGGTCCGTAAGGCCTTCGAAGTCTCCCATCGCGAGCGCAATAGCATGTTCGGTGCGCACTCGGCTACTTGGACATTTCAAGACAAGGGACGCGATATTGTCCTCTCTCTGGACTTTGCATTTACGGTCTTCCACCCGTTGGAGGTCTGCTACATCTCGACCGGTTCGAAGGTCGTTGGCGAAATCGAACAGTTCGAGTATCAGACAGACTTAGGCACGCAGTTTGCCAGTTCAGTACAGTTGTTAGACTTGTTCGGCGAGCAATCCCACTTGATTTACACTGAGTTTACCGACGAAGGAATTTCGGCTGAGCGCATGGACAATCTCTCGCTAACAGCATTCTTCAATAAAGGTATCTTTGAGAAGTCTTTGGGGCCGCTATTTCAATTGCAGATTTTGATACCGGACGCATCCAGCTTGTCCGATGCAGAGAAAGACCGCTATCGCGATATACTTATCAAAGCGCGTGAGAAACTGCTTCCTAAAATTAAGCAATTGACATCGCCCGGATCTGCGCCAGTCGCCCTGCCGCAGGATTCAGTTCCGGCGGATTCCGCCCCGGAGAGCACGGCTCCGGTAGACGCCGCGAATAGTTAG
- a CDS encoding sugar transferase, translated as MPDLLTPTQSAIKRCFDLAMSAIGLALTGWIILLAWLLASRDCRANGFFTQYRIGAGGKRFKVIKIRTMRVTDQHQLEDELEGRLPEGGWTTVTTANDPRITKLGRFWRKTKIDELPQLINVLLGQMSFVGPRPDVPGFADLLDGDDRIVLSVRPGITGPATLKYRHEEEILAGVDDPEAYNRDVIFPDKVRLNREYVQQWSFWKDIGYILQTIFSR; from the coding sequence ATTCCTGACTTGTTAACCCCGACACAATCCGCAATCAAGCGATGCTTTGATCTGGCTATGTCCGCCATCGGATTAGCCCTGACTGGCTGGATTATTTTGCTCGCTTGGCTACTGGCCTCACGAGACTGCCGAGCCAACGGCTTCTTTACACAGTACCGAATTGGGGCTGGTGGCAAACGATTCAAGGTCATCAAAATTCGCACAATGCGAGTCACCGACCAGCATCAGTTGGAAGACGAATTAGAAGGCCGGTTGCCAGAAGGTGGCTGGACGACGGTGACAACCGCCAACGACCCGCGCATTACCAAATTGGGACGCTTTTGGCGCAAGACAAAGATCGACGAGTTGCCGCAATTGATCAATGTCTTGCTGGGACAGATGAGTTTTGTCGGTCCGCGCCCCGATGTGCCAGGTTTCGCAGATTTGCTGGACGGCGATGACCGAATTGTGTTGTCGGTCCGCCCTGGCATTACAGGTCCAGCAACACTCAAGTATCGACACGAAGAAGAAATCCTGGCCGGAGTGGACGACCCCGAAGCCTACAATCGGGACGTTATCTTCCCCGACAAAGTGCGACTCAATCGCGAATATGTTCAGCAGTGGTCGTTCTGGAAGGACATCGGTTACATATTGCAGACGATTTTCTCGCGGTAG